In Paenibacillus thermoaerophilus, the genomic stretch CGTTCGCTTATCGTCACCGTGTTTTGCGGCGACCTCTTTAATATACCANNNNNNNNNNAATTTTTCCGTCCGCCCGATCGGGCTTCCGGAACCGGCATCGCCGGCGTGCTTGCACGCGCCTTTTCTCCCATCCATGAGGCCGTAGCAGCCGTTCCGGCTTGCTGCAGCTTGTCATGCCGTTCGAAGCGGCGAGGAGTAATATATCATGAACGGAAGGACGAAGTCAAGCATCTTCGTCCTTCTTTTTTATCGCAGATTTGGCTGGTGTTTGCTGTTCTTTCTGCCTATTAAATTTTCGGAAGGACCGTTTCAATGTACAGATTGCGCTCGATGGCCAGATTGATGATCGTTCCGTTGGCATTGACCATCGGCCGAGTCGGGTGATCGCGATTGGTGAAGATGATCTCCCCGATGCGGCCGTCGCTCAGCCTGACCATGACGCCGTTTTGCACTTGGGTGACTTTATTCAGGAACGTCTGCACGACGTAGGGATCAAGCTTGCCGAACGATTCTTTGTATAGCTGTTCAAGGACCAGATAAGGGGAATCGGCCTTTTTGTGGGAGCGGTCGCTTGTCATCGCATGATAAATGTCCGCCACTGCAATGATCTTGGCGTACGGATGAAGTTTGTCGCCCTTCAGCCCCATGGGATAGCCGCTGCCGTCTTCCTTCTCGTGATGCTGAAGCGCGCTTAATTTGATCCCGTCGTTGAAGGCGGCGATCGGCTTGAGAATCTGGTAGCCGTATAACGTATGCTTGCGCATTTCCTCCAGCTCGTCCTTGGTCAATTTGCCCGGCTTCTCCAGGATGGACCGGTCGATGCGCATGTTGCCGATATCGTGCAGCAATCCCGCCAGCGCGACCGGCACCCAGTCTTTGGAAGGCAAACCGTGGCTTTTGGCGATCTGATAAGAGGTTAACGCAACCTGGATGCTGTTATGGTATAAATAGTCCTTCGTTTGGAACTGCCGGGGAACGAAGCTCAGCAGATGGTACTGATCGATATGGGACAGAACCTGCTCCAACGATTTGCGGATCTCGATCACCGGCAAAACCCCGTTGGACTCCGCGATACGGAAAAACTTCTTCAATAGCTGCAGCAGTTGGTCGTATGCCTCGTGAAATGGCTTTTCGGCTTCGTTCATCGCCGGAGCATCCGCTTTCTGCTCTTGGACGGGCTCGGTCTCGCCGCTGCGCTGGACGTCTATGGTCGAGATCAAAAAAGCGTTCAGCACATCTATATCTCTGGCGGTCAACGTCCGGTTTTTTTGCAGAAGCACGCTGCCGAATTTGGTGATGACGTCCTCCAGCAGCCGATCGCCCGGTTTGGCCGACGACACTTGTATTTTTGGCATATACAGTCCCACTCTCCACCGTTGTGTCTACGTTCATCTTAATGGACATTTCTGGCATTGAAAAGACCCAGATCGTCCGGCCCCTCGCGCGATTCCGCGAAAAAGAGAGACAGCCTGCCGGCCGGAGGCTGTCTCTGACTTTTTTATTCGCTTGGCTCGTCGTGGTCGGCGTCGCCGCCTTCTTCCGCCGAATCTTCGCTTTTGTGCGCGACCGCAACCGTCGCGACTTCGTCGTCGTCGCGGATATTGATCAGCTTGACGCCTTGGGTGTTCCGTCCCATCGAATTGACTCCGGCAAGAGCCATCCGGATCACCGTGCCGGAGGCCGTGATAATCATCAGGTCTTGCTCTTCCTGCACAACTTTGAGACCGACGACCGGACCGTTCTTTGCCGTAATGTTCAACGTCTTGATGCCTTTGCCGCCCCGGGTCTGGAGCCGGTAATCGTCGACGGGCGTCCGCTTGCCGTACCCTTTGGAGGTGACGATCAGCACGTCGTTGTGCTCCTTCACGACATCCATATCGATCACGACGTCTTCGTCGCTTAAGGTGATTCCCTTCACCCCGGTCGACGAACGCCCCATCGGACGCACCTCTTCCTCGGCAAAACGGATCGACATGCCGTTGCGCGTCCCCATAATAATTTGGCCGTTGCCATCCGTCAGCTTGACTCCGATCAAATCGTCATCCTCGCGAAGCAGGATCGCAATCAAACCGACTTTGCGGATATTGGAGAAGTCGGCGAGCGGCGTCTTTTTGACGATCCCCCGGCGCGTAGCGAAGAACAGGAACTGTCCGGACTCGAACGTGTCGACCGGGATAACCGCGTTGATCGTCTCGCCTTGTTCGATCTGGATCAGATTGATGATCGGGGTCCCCCGGGCGGTCCGGCTCAGTTCCGGAATCTCGTAGGCCTTCAACCGATAAGCCTTGCCCTTGTTCGTGAAGAAGAGCAATGTCTGGTGCGAGTTCGTCACGAACAGATGCTCGACGAAATCCTGATCCTTCGTCTCCATGCCGATCACGCCGCGGCCGCCGCGCCGCTGAGCCCGGTAGGTCGTCAGCGGCAGACGCTTCACGTATCCGCTGTGGGTGATCGTCACGACGACGTCTTCCTGCGGAATCAGATCTTCGTCCTGAATGTTCTCTTCGCCGATCGTGATCTCGGTGCGGCGCTCGTCGCCGAACCGCTCCTTGATCTCGGTCAATTCCGAGCTGATGATGCCGAGCAGCAGGCGTTCGTCGCTGAGAATCGCCTTGTATTCGGCGATTTTCACGAGAATCTCCTGATATTCGGCCTCGATCTTCTCCCGTTCCAGTCCGGTGAGGCGCTGCAGACGCATGTCGAGAATCGCTTGCGCTTGCTCGTAGGTGAGTCCGAAGCGCGCCATCAGACCGTCGCGCGCGTCCTCCGTCGTATGCGAAGCGCGGATGAGAGCGATAATCTCGTCCAGATGGTCGAGAGCGATCCGCAGCCCTTCCAGAATATGCGCGCGGGCCTCCGCCTTTTTCAGGTCGTATTCGGTCCGGCGGCGAATCACTTCCTTCTGGTGCTCCAGGTAATAATGGAGCATGTCCTTCAGGGTGAGAATTTTCGGTTCATTATTGACCAGCGCAAGCATAATAATGCCAAAGGTGGACTGCATCGGCGTATGCTTGAACAAATGGTTCAGCACGATGTTCGGGTTGACGTCGCGCCGCAGCTCGATCACGACGCGCATGCCGTTGCGGTCGGACTCGTCGCGCAGGTCCGTAATGCCGTCGATATATTTGTCGCGGACAAGCTCGGCGATTTTCTCGACCAGCTTCGCTTTATTGACTTTGTAAGGCAGCTCGGTGACGATGATCCGCGCCTTGCCGCCGCTTTCCTCGATCTCGGTCCGCGCCCGCATGACGACCGAGCCGCGGCCCGTCTGGTACGCCGAGCGGATGCCCGAACGGCCCAGGATCAAACCGGCCGTCGGGAAGTCGGGACCCTTGATATACTGCATCAGATCCGACGTGGTGGCGTCGGGATGATCGATCAAATACAACAAGCCGTCGATTACTTCGGTCATGTTGTGCGGCGGAATGCTCGTGGCCATGCCGACGGCGATGCCGTAGGAGCCGTTTACAAGCAGATTTGGATAACGGGACGGCAGCACTTCCGGCTCCGTCTCCTCTCCGTCGTAGTTCGGACGGAAGTTGACCGTCTCCTTGTTGATGTCCCGAAGCAGTTCCATCGAGATTTTGGACATGCGCGCTTCCGTATACCGCATCGCCGCCGCCATGTCGCCGTCGATCGAACCGAAGTTGCCGTGGCCGTCCACCAGCATATAGCGGTAGGTGAAGTCCTGCGCCATGCCGACCATCGTCTCGTAGACGGCGGAATCGCCGTGAGGATGGTATTTGCCGATCACTTCCCCGACGATCCGGGCCGATTTCTTGTAAGGTTTGTCCGGCGACATGCCGAGCTCTGACATGGCGTACAAAATGCGCCGATGAACCGGCTTCAGGCCGTCGCGGACGTCCGGCAGCGCGCGGCTGACGATGATGCTCATCGCGTAGTCCATGAAGGACGTGCGCATCTCCGTGACGATATCTTTATCCTTGATGTTCGGATTAGCTTGATCGGCCATGGGGAACCTCCGTTAAATATCCAGATTCTTGACGAATTTGGCGTGTTGTTGGATAAAGTCCCGGCGCGGCTCGACGTTGTCGCCCATCAACTGATCGAAAATCAGATCCGCTTCGATTGCGTCCTGAATCGTGACCTGCAGGAGCGTACGCGCTTCGGGATCCATGGTCGTCTCCCACAACTGAGTGGCGTTCATCTCGCCCAGACCTTTGTAGCGCTGAATGTTC encodes the following:
- a CDS encoding HD-GYP domain-containing protein, which translates into the protein MPKIQVSSAKPGDRLLEDVITKFGSVLLQKNRTLTARDIDVLNAFLISTIDVQRSGETEPVQEQKADAPAMNEAEKPFHEAYDQLLQLLKKFFRIAESNGVLPVIEIRKSLEQVLSHIDQYHLLSFVPRQFQTKDYLYHNSIQVALTSYQIAKSHGLPSKDWVPVALAGLLHDIGNMRIDRSILEKPGKLTKDELEEMRKHTLYGYQILKPIAAFNDGIKLSALQHHEKEDGSGYPMGLKGDKLHPYAKIIAVADIYHAMTSDRSHKKADSPYLVLEQLYKESFGKLDPYVVQTFLNKVTQVQNGVMVRLSDGRIGEIIFTNRDHPTRPMVNANGTIINLAIERNLYIETVLPKI
- the gyrA gene encoding DNA gyrase subunit A produces the protein MADQANPNIKDKDIVTEMRTSFMDYAMSIIVSRALPDVRDGLKPVHRRILYAMSELGMSPDKPYKKSARIVGEVIGKYHPHGDSAVYETMVGMAQDFTYRYMLVDGHGNFGSIDGDMAAAMRYTEARMSKISMELLRDINKETVNFRPNYDGEETEPEVLPSRYPNLLVNGSYGIAVGMATSIPPHNMTEVIDGLLYLIDHPDATTSDLMQYIKGPDFPTAGLILGRSGIRSAYQTGRGSVVMRARTEIEESGGKARIIVTELPYKVNKAKLVEKIAELVRDKYIDGITDLRDESDRNGMRVVIELRRDVNPNIVLNHLFKHTPMQSTFGIIMLALVNNEPKILTLKDMLHYYLEHQKEVIRRRTEYDLKKAEARAHILEGLRIALDHLDEIIALIRASHTTEDARDGLMARFGLTYEQAQAILDMRLQRLTGLEREKIEAEYQEILVKIAEYKAILSDERLLLGIISSELTEIKERFGDERRTEITIGEENIQDEDLIPQEDVVVTITHSGYVKRLPLTTYRAQRRGGRGVIGMETKDQDFVEHLFVTNSHQTLLFFTNKGKAYRLKAYEIPELSRTARGTPIINLIQIEQGETINAVIPVDTFESGQFLFFATRRGIVKKTPLADFSNIRKVGLIAILLREDDDLIGVKLTDGNGQIIMGTRNGMSIRFAEEEVRPMGRSSTGVKGITLSDEDVVIDMDVVKEHNDVLIVTSKGYGKRTPVDDYRLQTRGGKGIKTLNITAKNGPVVGLKVVQEEQDLMIITASGTVIRMALAGVNSMGRNTQGVKLINIRDDDEVATVAVAHKSEDSAEEGGDADHDEPSE